Proteins found in one Takifugu rubripes chromosome 17, fTakRub1.2, whole genome shotgun sequence genomic segment:
- the LOC115253382 gene encoding coiled-coil domain-containing protein 40-like isoform X1: MRGQTTNMEGDTKELLTPDDGDPMVVRFQEVMNKHLKNYLERLTMELGEKRKSGKEQKAFRDIEKDIGNLKAVIAKKKDQLDECMAVADTSRNKCLKAQNEEKKLKNDLDKIRNEKIKLENEVNKKQAELDDLHLKLLYTQKYNEALHMDLKAKKNTIQETSLQKKKAEEEKFQQDLCVERLTKELERVTEQIKMYEVQITAQSEKKERAKNTSSEAEMLLEDMILNRKLVEQKWKGRLRMMEKSVQMKNAIHEELCDAMHEVSLLDREIQIHRKSNNEQQEKNEKLVLELHMAQNECENLEKKIERRKVEAEVLLAEYISHRRALKEAEITLRSLKKEASAAQSVFNNHRKQLERECALQIELEGKIRTQMQQMIVHSRTAKNYQQLFDKLTDTKNEKMSQQSELENEIAAVENKRTKVANDVDALNVTLEDQEKEIAGETKHHKTCEAKLYHLNREVEQNYRTIEHIKNKMAEVAARTGEEDYSPYETKINELKGQRRKLEDNVRNYTQLWLTKQETRVRLTLEYEDTNKVIQKLQMDYTILQKKKTCQDGLMEIENRELLQLENKANALNVSLNKINTQIDENGKHRMLLEEKKTMLEVDFLGRLKEAEKAAAEIHMKYERIEEEKESIYNCLLESEKQIMLWEKKIQLKKEARSEFEKQNEEVERLKLELQNKELQLNRKVKEGEKLLKECEATAVQCCNIFDRVMVLRHTSDRAKHYRSIQIERSLEAQKRNLIKMKKQLRDLDAELKELKQKKTFIVEDIEKKKEEVTEHHHENEAFESEITKLQDDRERSLVLTVALQNWAKRLKMLRDGTSKPPTNTEAVTAAFNKEVENLHSLYEKVQHICRECPENREELRKIRIALEAHMMFLKI, from the exons gGGCCAAACAACAAATATGGAGGGAGATACAAAGGAATTGCTCACTCCTGATGATGGAGAT CCCATGGTGGTCAGATTCCAGGAAGTGATGAACAAGCACCTGAAAAATTACCTGGAAAGGTTAACAATGGAGCTGGGGGAGAAG AGAAAAAGCGGGAAGGAGCAAAAGGCCTTTCGAGACATAGAAAAGGATATTGGGAATTTAAAGGCTGTCATTGCCAAAAAAAAGGACCAGCTTGACGAATGCATGGCTGTAGCTGATACGTCCAGAAATAAATGCTTAAAAGCtcaaaatgaagagaaaaaacTGAAGAATGACTTAGACAAAATCAGGAATGAAAAGATCAAGCTTGAAAATGAAG TTAACAAGAAACAGGCAGAACTTGATGACCTACATCTCAAGCTGCTTTACACTCAAAAATACAATGAAGCCCTGCATATGGACCTTAAAGCGAAGAAGAATACAATTCAGGAAACTTCGCTTCAGAAGAAAaaagctgaggaggagaagTTCCAGCAG GATCTGTGTGTAGAGCGTCTGACAAAGGAACTGGAGAGAGTGACGGAGCAGATAAAGATGTATGAAGTTCAGATTACTGCTCaatcagaaaagaaagagagagccAAAAATACCAGTTCTGAG GCTGAGATGCTCCTGGAGGATATGATTTTGAACCGTAAACTGGTAGAGCAGAAGTGGAAGGGCAGGCTGCggatgatggaaaaatctgttCAAATGAAGAATGCAATCCACGAGGAATTGTG TGATGCGATGCATGAAGTGAGTCTCCTGGACAGAGAGATACAGATACACAGGAAATCCAACAACGAACAGCAGGAGAAGAATGAAAAGCTCGTTCTGGAGTTGCACATGGCtcaaaatgaatgtgaaaacTTAGAAAAGAAGATTGAGAGGAGAAAGGTCGAAGCAGAGGTGCTACTGGCTGAGTACATCTCTCACAGGAGGGCCCTAAAGGAGGCTGAAATTACTCTACGCAGTCTGAAGAAG GAGGCCAGCGCTGCCCAGTCTGTATTTAACAATCATAGGAAGCAACTGGAGAGGGAATGTGCACTGCAAATTGAGTTGGAGGGTAAgattaggacccaaatgcagcagatGATCGTCCACAGCAGGACCGCCAAGAACTACCAACAGCTCTTCGACAAGCTAACGGACACCAAGAACGAGAAG ATGTCTCAGCAGTCGGAGCTGGAGAATGAAATAGCCGCAGTAGAAAACAAGAGGACCAAAGTTGCAAACGATGTGGATGCCCTGAACGTCACCCTGGAGGACCAGGAGAAGGAGATTGCAGGGGAAACCAAGCACCATAAAACATGCGAGGCGAAACTGTATCACCTTAATAGAGAAGTTGAGCAGAACTATCGAACAATCGAACACATCAAGAACAAGATGGCAGAAGTTGCAGCCAGAACTGGG GAGGAGGACTATAGTCCATATGAAACCAAGATAAACGAGTTaaagggacagaggaggaagctggaggacaaTGTGAGGAACTACACCCAGCTCTGGTTAACAAAGCAGGAGACCCGCGTGAGACTGACCCTGGAATATGAGGACACCAACAAAGTCATCCAGAAACTGCAGATGGACTACACcatcctgcagaagaagaaaacctgcCAAGATG GTCTGATGGAAATCGAGAACCGGGAGTTGTTGCAGCTTGAGAACAAAGCCAACGCGCTGAATGTCAGCCTGAACAAGATCAACACCCAGATCGACGAGAACGGCAAACACaggatgctgctggaggagaagaagaccATGCTGGAGGTGGACTTCCTCGGGAGGCTCAAG GAGGCAGAGAAGGCAGCTGCTGAGATTCATATGAAATATGAGAGGAtcgaggaagaaaaagagagtATTTACAACTGTTTGTTGGAGTCTGA AAAGCAGATAATGCTGTGGGAGAAGAAAATACAGCTCAAAAAAGAGGCTCGCTCAGAATTTGAGAAGCAAAATGAAGAAGTTGAGCGGTTGAAGCTGGAGCTTCAGAACAAGGAG ttacaACTCAACAGAAAGGTGAAAGAAGGGGAGAAGCTGTTAAAAGAGTGTGAAGCAACAGCGGTTCAGTGCTGCAACATCTTCGACCGGGTCATGGTCCTGAGGCACACCTCGGATAGGGCCAAGCACTACAGAAGTATCCAAATTGAGCGTTCCCTCGAGGCCCAGAAACGGAATCTCATAAAGATGAAAAAG CAACTGAGAGATTTGGATGCAGAGCTCAAGGAGCTAAAGCAGAAGAAGACTTTCATTGTGGAGGATattgagaagaagaaggaggaggtgacagAACACCACCATGAAAATGAAGCGTTTGAATCTGAGATAACAAAACTCCAAGACGacagagagagg AGCCTGGTCCTCACTGTGGCCCTGCAGAACTGGGCCAAGCGGCTGAAGATGTTGCGTGATGGCACCTCCAAGCCTCCCACCAACACAGAGGCAGTCACTGCAGCTTTCAATAAAGAAGTGGAGAATCTGCACTCCCTTTACGAGAAGGTGCAGCACATCTGTCGGGAGTGTCCAGAGAACCGGGAAGAGCTCAGAAAGATCAGAATAGCTCTAGAAGCACACATGATGTTCCTGAAGATTTAA
- the LOC115253382 gene encoding coiled-coil domain-containing protein 40-like isoform X2 produces the protein MEGDTKELLTPDDGDPMVVRFQEVMNKHLKNYLERLTMELGEKRKSGKEQKAFRDIEKDIGNLKAVIAKKKDQLDECMAVADTSRNKCLKAQNEEKKLKNDLDKIRNEKIKLENEVNKKQAELDDLHLKLLYTQKYNEALHMDLKAKKNTIQETSLQKKKAEEEKFQQDLCVERLTKELERVTEQIKMYEVQITAQSEKKERAKNTSSEAEMLLEDMILNRKLVEQKWKGRLRMMEKSVQMKNAIHEELCDAMHEVSLLDREIQIHRKSNNEQQEKNEKLVLELHMAQNECENLEKKIERRKVEAEVLLAEYISHRRALKEAEITLRSLKKEASAAQSVFNNHRKQLERECALQIELEGKIRTQMQQMIVHSRTAKNYQQLFDKLTDTKNEKMSQQSELENEIAAVENKRTKVANDVDALNVTLEDQEKEIAGETKHHKTCEAKLYHLNREVEQNYRTIEHIKNKMAEVAARTGEEDYSPYETKINELKGQRRKLEDNVRNYTQLWLTKQETRVRLTLEYEDTNKVIQKLQMDYTILQKKKTCQDGLMEIENRELLQLENKANALNVSLNKINTQIDENGKHRMLLEEKKTMLEVDFLGRLKEAEKAAAEIHMKYERIEEEKESIYNCLLESEKQIMLWEKKIQLKKEARSEFEKQNEEVERLKLELQNKELQLNRKVKEGEKLLKECEATAVQCCNIFDRVMVLRHTSDRAKHYRSIQIERSLEAQKRNLIKMKKQLRDLDAELKELKQKKTFIVEDIEKKKEEVTEHHHENEAFESEITKLQDDRERSLVLTVALQNWAKRLKMLRDGTSKPPTNTEAVTAAFNKEVENLHSLYEKVQHICRECPENREELRKIRIALEAHMMFLKI, from the exons ATGGAGGGAGATACAAAGGAATTGCTCACTCCTGATGATGGAGAT CCCATGGTGGTCAGATTCCAGGAAGTGATGAACAAGCACCTGAAAAATTACCTGGAAAGGTTAACAATGGAGCTGGGGGAGAAG AGAAAAAGCGGGAAGGAGCAAAAGGCCTTTCGAGACATAGAAAAGGATATTGGGAATTTAAAGGCTGTCATTGCCAAAAAAAAGGACCAGCTTGACGAATGCATGGCTGTAGCTGATACGTCCAGAAATAAATGCTTAAAAGCtcaaaatgaagagaaaaaacTGAAGAATGACTTAGACAAAATCAGGAATGAAAAGATCAAGCTTGAAAATGAAG TTAACAAGAAACAGGCAGAACTTGATGACCTACATCTCAAGCTGCTTTACACTCAAAAATACAATGAAGCCCTGCATATGGACCTTAAAGCGAAGAAGAATACAATTCAGGAAACTTCGCTTCAGAAGAAAaaagctgaggaggagaagTTCCAGCAG GATCTGTGTGTAGAGCGTCTGACAAAGGAACTGGAGAGAGTGACGGAGCAGATAAAGATGTATGAAGTTCAGATTACTGCTCaatcagaaaagaaagagagagccAAAAATACCAGTTCTGAG GCTGAGATGCTCCTGGAGGATATGATTTTGAACCGTAAACTGGTAGAGCAGAAGTGGAAGGGCAGGCTGCggatgatggaaaaatctgttCAAATGAAGAATGCAATCCACGAGGAATTGTG TGATGCGATGCATGAAGTGAGTCTCCTGGACAGAGAGATACAGATACACAGGAAATCCAACAACGAACAGCAGGAGAAGAATGAAAAGCTCGTTCTGGAGTTGCACATGGCtcaaaatgaatgtgaaaacTTAGAAAAGAAGATTGAGAGGAGAAAGGTCGAAGCAGAGGTGCTACTGGCTGAGTACATCTCTCACAGGAGGGCCCTAAAGGAGGCTGAAATTACTCTACGCAGTCTGAAGAAG GAGGCCAGCGCTGCCCAGTCTGTATTTAACAATCATAGGAAGCAACTGGAGAGGGAATGTGCACTGCAAATTGAGTTGGAGGGTAAgattaggacccaaatgcagcagatGATCGTCCACAGCAGGACCGCCAAGAACTACCAACAGCTCTTCGACAAGCTAACGGACACCAAGAACGAGAAG ATGTCTCAGCAGTCGGAGCTGGAGAATGAAATAGCCGCAGTAGAAAACAAGAGGACCAAAGTTGCAAACGATGTGGATGCCCTGAACGTCACCCTGGAGGACCAGGAGAAGGAGATTGCAGGGGAAACCAAGCACCATAAAACATGCGAGGCGAAACTGTATCACCTTAATAGAGAAGTTGAGCAGAACTATCGAACAATCGAACACATCAAGAACAAGATGGCAGAAGTTGCAGCCAGAACTGGG GAGGAGGACTATAGTCCATATGAAACCAAGATAAACGAGTTaaagggacagaggaggaagctggaggacaaTGTGAGGAACTACACCCAGCTCTGGTTAACAAAGCAGGAGACCCGCGTGAGACTGACCCTGGAATATGAGGACACCAACAAAGTCATCCAGAAACTGCAGATGGACTACACcatcctgcagaagaagaaaacctgcCAAGATG GTCTGATGGAAATCGAGAACCGGGAGTTGTTGCAGCTTGAGAACAAAGCCAACGCGCTGAATGTCAGCCTGAACAAGATCAACACCCAGATCGACGAGAACGGCAAACACaggatgctgctggaggagaagaagaccATGCTGGAGGTGGACTTCCTCGGGAGGCTCAAG GAGGCAGAGAAGGCAGCTGCTGAGATTCATATGAAATATGAGAGGAtcgaggaagaaaaagagagtATTTACAACTGTTTGTTGGAGTCTGA AAAGCAGATAATGCTGTGGGAGAAGAAAATACAGCTCAAAAAAGAGGCTCGCTCAGAATTTGAGAAGCAAAATGAAGAAGTTGAGCGGTTGAAGCTGGAGCTTCAGAACAAGGAG ttacaACTCAACAGAAAGGTGAAAGAAGGGGAGAAGCTGTTAAAAGAGTGTGAAGCAACAGCGGTTCAGTGCTGCAACATCTTCGACCGGGTCATGGTCCTGAGGCACACCTCGGATAGGGCCAAGCACTACAGAAGTATCCAAATTGAGCGTTCCCTCGAGGCCCAGAAACGGAATCTCATAAAGATGAAAAAG CAACTGAGAGATTTGGATGCAGAGCTCAAGGAGCTAAAGCAGAAGAAGACTTTCATTGTGGAGGATattgagaagaagaaggaggaggtgacagAACACCACCATGAAAATGAAGCGTTTGAATCTGAGATAACAAAACTCCAAGACGacagagagagg AGCCTGGTCCTCACTGTGGCCCTGCAGAACTGGGCCAAGCGGCTGAAGATGTTGCGTGATGGCACCTCCAAGCCTCCCACCAACACAGAGGCAGTCACTGCAGCTTTCAATAAAGAAGTGGAGAATCTGCACTCCCTTTACGAGAAGGTGCAGCACATCTGTCGGGAGTGTCCAGAGAACCGGGAAGAGCTCAGAAAGATCAGAATAGCTCTAGAAGCACACATGATGTTCCTGAAGATTTAA